From Neomonachus schauinslandi chromosome 12, ASM220157v2, whole genome shotgun sequence, the proteins below share one genomic window:
- the PPIA gene encoding peptidyl-prolyl cis-trans isomerase A — MVNPTVFFDIAVDDVNYTRFLLQLFADKVPKTAENFRALSTGEKGFGYKGSCFHRIIPGFMCQGGDFTRHNGTGGKSIYGEKFDDENFILKHTGPGILSMANAGPNTNGSQFFICTAKTEWLDGKHVVFGKVKEGMNIVEAMERFGSRNGKTSKKITIADCGQI; from the exons ATGGTCAACCCCACCGTGTTCTTCGACATCGCCGTGGACG ATGTTAATTACACTCGTTTTCTCTTGCAGCTGTTTGCAGACAAAGTTCCGAAGACAGCAG AGAACTTCCGTGCCCTGAGCACTGGGGAGAAAGGATTTGGTTATAAAGGTTCCTGCTTTCACAGGATTATTCCGGGATTTATGTGCCA GGGGGGGGACTTCACACGCCATAATGGCACTGGAGGCAAGTCCATCTATGGGGAGAAGTTTGATGATGAGAATTTCATCCTGAAGCACACGGGTCCTGGCATCCTGTCCATGGCCAACGCTGGACCCAACACGAACGGTTCCCAGTTCTTCATCTGCACTGCCAAGACCGAGTG GTTGGATGGCAAGCATGTGGTCTTCGGCAAGGTCAAAGAAGGCATGAACATTGTGGAGGCCATGGAGCGCTTTGGGTCCAGGAACGGCAAGACCAGCAAGAAGATCACCATTGCTGACTGTGGACAGATCTAA